One window of the Bacteroidota bacterium genome contains the following:
- a CDS encoding T9SS type A sorting domain-containing protein gives MNKTLFLSFLIQTSLLTVAHAQPFARQVEPFPVTAGSDPIALPFTGGINSPLHQFVDIDGDGDLDLFVFDNDLGMDFYRNEGTLFIPRYALRNDLVSIPGFFIWFRFVDFDGDGRIDLCTEDSTFQGIRVFKNTGTSASPEFSEIIPTIKDTSGADVYTGGNSIPVFIDIDGDGDFDIISANASGTVNLYRNVGTPTLPRYAFTSGNWENILIFGDTCTTTLAAVQSPAHGAAAYSFADIDGDGDYDMFIGDLFSVGVFHIQNTGTPLLPQMQCATAFFPQNEPVHTGGFNQTSFVDIDGDGDLDMFVGTLAGIVQRDGFIFYRNNGSPTSPLLQRVTNNFISTIDVGMNANTEFTDIDGDGDQDMFVGNLLGELTFFRNTGTATLPSFMLVDSFYVRVTNGYYLAPAFVDIDNDGDVDLFTGMFDGTLKFFRNNGTPQNPQLVQSPFVTDTIDVGNIAAPAFVDIDGDGDMDLFIGSQNGTIRFYRNIGSASTFIPQLDTPSFLNIALGPNMNVTPTFCDIDGDGDVDLFFGAEDGRVEFYENIGSATNPQFVQRTSSFGNTAQTQESVPHFVDIDGDGDPDLFVGTRKGGIHFYRNNRFSTAVEEYHPPLRTELVQNYPNPFNATTTVSFSVEIQSKITLDVYNILGQKVATLVNESLLPGSYSVPWDANGFPSGVYVYTLATSIGTFSKRMILLK, from the coding sequence ATGAATAAAACCCTATTTCTTTCTTTTTTAATCCAGACCAGCCTGTTGACTGTGGCGCACGCTCAACCCTTTGCCAGACAGGTCGAGCCTTTCCCGGTGACAGCGGGGAGCGACCCAATCGCACTCCCCTTTACGGGCGGAATAAACTCCCCCCTTCATCAGTTTGTGGATATTGACGGAGACGGAGACCTTGACTTGTTTGTGTTCGATAATGATCTCGGAATGGACTTCTATCGGAACGAAGGAACGCTATTTATACCGCGGTACGCGCTGCGCAACGACCTTGTATCGATTCCCGGGTTTTTCATCTGGTTCCGGTTTGTAGATTTTGACGGAGATGGGAGAATAGACCTGTGCACCGAGGACTCGACATTTCAGGGAATTCGTGTGTTCAAGAATACCGGGACTTCTGCTTCACCCGAATTCTCCGAGATTATTCCAACAATAAAGGACACATCAGGGGCTGACGTCTATACAGGAGGCAACAGCATTCCCGTCTTCATTGATATTGATGGAGATGGGGATTTCGACATTATTTCGGCGAATGCCTCAGGCACAGTAAACCTCTATCGAAATGTGGGAACTCCAACACTGCCCCGGTATGCCTTCACATCGGGGAATTGGGAGAACATTCTCATCTTCGGAGATACGTGCACAACAACCCTGGCTGCTGTCCAATCGCCTGCGCATGGTGCCGCCGCCTATTCATTTGCCGATATTGATGGAGATGGCGATTACGATATGTTCATCGGTGACCTGTTTTCGGTCGGCGTATTTCACATCCAAAATACAGGCACTCCGCTGCTGCCGCAGATGCAATGTGCAACCGCTTTCTTTCCGCAGAATGAACCTGTACACACAGGCGGATTTAATCAAACCTCATTTGTTGATATTGATGGCGACGGTGATCTTGACATGTTCGTCGGAACGCTCGCAGGAATCGTGCAGCGGGACGGCTTCATCTTCTATCGCAACAACGGCTCGCCAACATCGCCGTTGCTGCAGCGAGTCACCAACAATTTTATCTCCACAATTGATGTGGGCATGAATGCCAATACTGAGTTCACTGATATCGATGGCGATGGAGATCAGGATATGTTCGTCGGAAACTTGCTCGGTGAGCTCACGTTCTTCAGAAACACCGGAACGGCAACCTTGCCATCCTTCATGCTTGTTGACTCATTCTATGTTCGCGTGACAAACGGATACTACCTCGCCCCTGCATTCGTGGATATCGACAATGATGGTGATGTGGATCTGTTCACAGGCATGTTCGACGGAACGCTGAAGTTCTTCAGAAACAACGGCACGCCGCAAAATCCCCAACTCGTTCAATCCCCGTTCGTCACAGATACAATTGATGTGGGCAATATAGCCGCACCGGCTTTTGTGGACATTGACGGCGATGGTGACATGGATCTGTTTATCGGATCGCAGAACGGCACAATCAGATTCTATCGCAATATTGGATCGGCGTCAACATTCATTCCCCAACTCGACACTCCGTCCTTTCTCAACATTGCCCTTGGTCCGAACATGAATGTCACTCCGACGTTTTGCGATATCGATGGCGACGGGGATGTTGACCTGTTCTTCGGCGCTGAAGATGGTCGAGTGGAATTCTATGAAAACATCGGCTCCGCCACCAATCCTCAATTCGTCCAACGAACCAGTTCGTTCGGCAACACGGCACAAACACAGGAATCAGTACCTCATTTTGTTGACATCGACGGGGATGGAGATCCGGACCTGTTTGTCGGTACGAGAAAGGGCGGGATTCATTTCTACAGAAATAACAGGTTTAGTACCGCGGTGGAGGAGTACCATCCGCCGCTTAGGACTGAGCTTGTGCAGAACTATCCAAATCCCTTCAATGCAACCACTACTGTTTCCTTTAGCGTAGAAATCCAATCGAAAATAACCTTGGATGTGTATAACATCCTTGGGCAGAAGGTGGCAACACTTGTCAATGAATCACTGTTGCCCGGATCATATTCAGTACCGTGGGATGCAAACGGCTTTCCCAGCGGTGTCTATGTCTATACACTTGCAACATCCATAGGCACGTTTTCGAAACGAATGATTTTATTGAAATAG